AGGCTCTTTGGTCTCTCTCTTGGCTGAGGGAATTTGGGCATAAGCAGGCTGCACCCTCTGGCTAAATAACTCAGTATCATGAGGGTGGACCTTAAAGTAGCTCTCATTATATAGATCCTGGATGTTGAGGGTTCTCTCTCCCACCCCCGCATCCCCAGCTCTTAAACCCTAACCTCTTACTATTTCCATGACAACTGGCTTCAATTCAAGCCATTTGGCTCAGAAAAGGTTGAGTTAGGGTGATGATGGGTTAGAAACTAAACATGTGTCCGCCCTCTTGCCCTTTACTCCCATTCCCAACCCTGGAGGCTTTATACAAGTGCTTAAGTGAGTAGGTGTTGGGAAGAGCAGGGTTTGGGGAATAAGGGATAAACGGGGCACAGTGGGCAGGGGCCCTCCTATTCCAGTAAAGCCaaataccaaaaaaatgaaaagtcacaataaataaataaataaaaattcccaaatctttttgcccctgccctcacttccccttcccctggccactgttggagggagagaaggagaaaagaatggaTTTTTGATTTCTTCTCCTACTGAATAGTCAGGGGATCTCCCCAAACTATACCAAGCGCCTCACCTTGCCAGTGGAAGAAAGGAGGCTTGGTGTGGGGCTTTCATTTATTACTCCATTTCAGTCTCTTTCTCAGTGTTTTGTCTCTGCCTCGTCTGtctcttctgcctctctctttgcCTTCTCACTGCTGCTCTTTTTGTTCCTCTGTCTCTATCACTGTCTCTACATCTCTCTGTCTTTTTGTCAAACCTTCTCATCTGCAAACTTCAAACACTCCCCACCCTGACTATGcccctccttcccctttcccccaaaCCCCTCACCCCTCAATTCCCACCTGCCTCCCTCTGTTGTATTGCACACTGCTTGGTCGGGGAACAGGGTGTGATGTTCACGGGAAGAGTGGAGGGAGCTCTAGGGCTTGGGGGGATGGGGGCAGGGCTAGGGGTCTTGGGGTAGGGTCTGTGGGGGAGGCATCCTCTATCCCCCACCTTAAGAGCAGCCACAGCgatccaccaccatgccagggaTCTTGCCGTAGATAATCTGCTGCTTGTCATTGAAGTAGAGCATGTTGATTGGGGACATCTTGGTGGGGGTACAACAGGGCCCAGCAGAGCCTCTTGGATTGGCCTGCTGCACCAAATGGGTATGCGGATATTTTTGCATGAACATGTACTCGCACTGGCCGGAGCAGTAGTTGGCCTTGTAGCGCTTAGGTGCGATGATCCAGTCCCAGCCGAAAGCCTCAAAGTCCACTGTGAGGGGATATCGGCAGCAGCGGGACTCGCTTGAGTGCTCGTCGCAGTCCAGACCCAGGTTCCGCCGGGAACGTTTTGTGTTCTCTAGGACTCGAAGCTCCATGAATGgatgctgagggtcagggagaggggaaAGAAATGTGATATGGCCCTGAACAGTTCCTCTTCCCTGTTCCTTTCCCACCTGCCAGGGGCATCAGAATAGAGACTGCTGACTTCTCAGCTTTTCCATTGCTCCCACCCCCAGAAtttatcttttgcccacttttcttGCCAGCTAGCTAGCTCTCCTTCAACTCACCATCTCTAATTCTTACTCTTCTGGCAACCTGATCCCTGTCAGCCCCTTGGCCCAACGCCTCAACAGCCAGTTTTTTTGTTCTCACAGCTCTTCCATTAACTGACACCTTTACCTTCAAATCCAGTTTTCAGCTGTTGTCTGATTTGGATCCTTGAGAAGTAATGGTTGCCACCCCACTCCTCAACTCCTCCTCTAGAATCAGCTGCTGACCCCAGAGACGTAATGCTGGTCCCCAACCTCCTTCACATTCTTTGTCTACCTTTTCCAATGTAACCCTATCTCCTCAGGGCCAGGTTACACATATCCACCACCTCAGGCCCCCTGCTCACCAGCCCCTCGGCTCCCGGCCCCAGGGAGGTGACAGCCAGGTCTGTGCCACTGGGATCAAAGGCGTTGATCTCGATGCCCCAGTTGCTCTGTGGCTGGCGGAACCAGCTGTGTAGCACTTGCTTGAAGTCGATGCTCTGCCAATGGCCTGAGCGTGAGTGCAGCTCAATCTTCAGTGAGCGGATACGGATGTGACGCCGGCCTCCGCCCCCTCCCCCTGCGGTCCCTTCCCCAGTTAGGGGTTTTAGTCGCAAGATCTGCAGGTAGACTGTGGCTGGGCGGGGTACAGGCCGTAGGTACACCCACAGCTGGGCCTTCAGTACCTTTGTGAACATCACCTTGGGGCTGAAGTGAAAATGGCAGCAGAGAGGGCTGCCATCTGTCTGTACTGCTGGGTCCGCTGATAAGAGAGAAGGGCACAGCATCAGCAAAGGGTGTTTGTGTAGGGGATCAGTAGTCCTGGGTGGCACTGGCaattttggacttctcagcctgaTTTTCCAGTTCTTCTTTACCCTTCTCCCATGCCTATCTTATACCATGTCTCTGGTACCTAAAACAGCACTTCGTCTTTAGGATGATGGCCCTATAAGGCCTTACTGATCTGTGTCCATTTCCTAATCCATTTGCCCTAATATATAGGTTCCTGTCTACCAGATAACCTGCAAAATTATTCCTCCACCACCATCCTTACTGTCCAACTTTTCCCAGCAGGTAAGGCTCCAACATTTTCTGAATCTTTGAAGCTCTTTATAGAAGCCATACCTCTTATCACACCTGCTGTCCTTCCATCACCTTGCCCCTATCTGCTCTGATTTATCTGCTGGACAGGTAGAGCCTGGCACATCCCTCCCCCACAAAATAACACAGATGGCCTCAGAGAGGGGATAACCCAGGGTCCAGATAGGGAGCATGAGCTAAATTTATCCCATTATGTAAACCAGAATTCAGATCTAGGCTTCTTGCCTCACTCCCATTAGGAATAACACCCAGCAAAATGGAACTATCCAAGCACTTCCTATACATCTGTCTCCCCATTCTCTCCTAAGAAGTTTCTTCAGCTGCTgcttcatcatcatcaccatgacTGCCCCCAGCTCTTGAGGAAAGGAATAATTACCTCCATGGTGTTGCCTCCTATTTGCCTAAAGCAccagaaataatattaaatacacCAGATGAACTACAATGCCTTTTTTCTCCCCTGAGTTTCCTTTGACTTCTCAGTCTAGTGCCAGTAGGTCTTTACAAAGTTTTAACATCCCAACTTTACATTTTGACCCATTTCCCCTTGCTCTGGACCTTAAATTGATCCTTCTTGGGTCTAATAGATGATTCTCAatattctgcctctgcctccattcCAGCTCCTCTTCACTGCCTTTCCTAAGTCAGTTGGGAGTGTCCTACAACATGTCTCCATTGGACAGAATATGTCTATCCTGACTCTAGATAGGAGGAATCAGGAGTGAGCTTCCAGAGCCATATAAGCAGGGTTAGGAAGTCTAGGCCTTTAAGTATCCTCCCCATGTCTTGAGTTCTGCAAAATCAGGATGGACTTAGGGTGTCCTATCagctcttccccacccccaccctgggaGAAAGAGGACCTTCTAAGTGAGATGAGGAGAAAGTGCTTAATGAACTTCATATATTCAGGATATGATACCCAAAGTctctatagcttttttttttcttgattattctCTGAGGTCCCAGGGCCCTGGTAGTCCAGTTATTTTACTGGCTGAAGCTTCAGTGATGGTGCAATGGAGTAGGGTTTGGGGGGTGAGAATTCAGAGATCAGAAGTAGCTGGGATAGGGAAGCTACTAGTGAGATGGGGAGTGACAAGCAACATCCCAAATAGCATACTTTACAAATTTCAGCATAAGAATTGTCTATTTTGCCATTAGGTACTAATCTCCATGAGAGTGGACACTGTTGTTATTCATACTGTGTCTGTTTTGCTCACCATTGTAGCTTTAgtgcctcccatagtgctagacagcactcaataaatacatagTGAATGAACTCCCTAAACTCCCAATCTTAAATTATACAGGCAAGTGCCTGAAAGTTCTTCCTGGCATCTAAATTCTGTTCTTTGGCTATAATTGAAGTGGGTTTAATCACTGCCTGATTCCTTACTAACCACTATCTAACCTTACTCACCAAACTTCTCAGTGTGATACAGATAATAATTCTTGCTTCACATGAGCGCTGAGCATTAACTAGAGAATGTGAaaataggaaacaaacaaaccaatatttattgagaagctACTACTATTTTCGCATTCTCTACTAAGCTCTAAACATAACCCTCCCTCTACCTAAGCTGATCCAGGGTTTGAACATGAGGGCTACATCTAAGTCTTTGGTTCCACATACTTGTCCCAGTGGACAGGGGACAGTCAGTGCTACAAGGAGGTAGAAcatagggagaaagaaaagagcagGGAGAAGAGCCAGGGGAGAGACTGGAGATGGTGAGGGAGATAATAGAGAAGAGACTGTTAAGAGTTGAAGGCATATTAGTAGATATAGGGAGAGAAATAGAAGTTAGAGTGGAAAGATGCAGGGGATAATCATGGCAAAGGGAGAATAAGTTTGAGAGTTTGAGAATCCTGATGCAGAGGCAGTGATAGAAAGGAGTGGGTGATGGTTAGAAAGCTAAAGGTGGGAGGAAGCTAAACCTAGTGGGGTAAAGGAGAGAAAGGATAGAAAGGGTACAGACGGAGGAacaaaggagaagcaggtagAGCCACAGAGGGAAACGGGGCTCGAGAGAGTCCCCAGCACACATATGCCGAGCTCTGATGGGGAGGAAAAGGGGCCACATCTGTGTTGAATTGATCGGGCTGGTGGCAGGCAGCAGGTCAGGTTTAGTAGGCGGCGCTGGTGGGAGAGAGAGGTCACTGCACTATTTTCAGCAAATGCCCAACCCCCTCCCTGCACAccacctccccttccccccaccctaacccccccaacacacacactcccaACCACGGCTGGAAGGCCTAAGGGCAGGAGGTTGGGCTGAGAGGGCAGGGGCCTCTTggtgtggggaggagagagaaactcAGGGGCTGGGCTTGGCTCCCAGAAGGGCAGGGGGCTGGGTTCCCAGGATGAAGGCTTGGTGGGAGAGCCTGAGAGGGTAGAGGGAACTAGGGCAGGCAGAGCAGCCTAGgagaggtgggggctggggtcCAGGGttgagggctgggggaggggagggagggggaggggaacgGAGGCCATCTCTGCTGACAAACACCTCCCCCGATTAGCAGAGCACAAGTCTCTTATTAAAGCGGGTCCCTGGGGATTAGACTATAAaagtctctttttccttttcccctctctccctcccctcccctccactccccctccctctcttaaGAGCTCAGCTAGGCTCTTAAAGGGGACGTACAATACCTGGCCGGAGACCCAGTTCCCTACTTGTACAAGTCCTGGGGTGGCACCGGACTGGAAGTTTTGATGGGATCCTACCAGCTGGTGTCCCCTTCCCACCGACCCAGGCCTCACCTGCACAGCCCAACTCATGTAGGCAGCGTCCCTTCACTTCGTGTATCCCCATTACCAGAGCTAACTCTGGTGGGCTCAGGCCTGTTGGTTAAGGGATGCTAAGGATATTTAGGGGCAAGGAGAAGTCCACAGCCCCATCACCCGTCCTGGAAATCTTCACACACACTACACCACAGAGACTAGAGTATCTTTTCCCTCTGTAACCTTCATCTTCCAGCAAACTCTTGATCTGAATTCCTCTATAACTCTGTTTCCTAGAAAccccaccccctacccctgcCCTCAGTCGATCTGAGACTGACCCTAGCTTCCATAAGCAGAAGGCTTAAGAATAGAAGGGAAACTGAGGAACCCCAGACCAGATCCCCATACCTCCCACCCCCACAGCCAGTTTCCTGGTTCTTTGAGTTTAACAGCCCTGACCAAGTCTTGTGGAATTGAGGTCTGCAGAAATACCAGGGGCAGTGTGAGGCACTCAGCCTCCCAGATGCACACCTGGGTTCCTGTGCCTCTCCCATGGGGGTGGGCCACTGGGACTCCCCTCAGCCCCCAGCTTTTTATGACCCATCTGCCAATAAACCAGTCTCCCCCGTCTTCTGTTCACAGCCATAAAACCAAACTCTGTGTGTGTTGCAGGGGGCTGTGGGAAGGGGGGAACCTTGCCAAACCACTAGGGAATAAGAGAGGCCTGGTTCCCTgtagttgggggggggggggagacctcagtgggggaggagaaggagtCACCTGACCCTAAGGAGAGCTGGAAAAGGGGTGGTGTAGTGTTCGCCTGGATTTTCCAGgccataaaatttcaaagcagcTCATGTCTATTATATGTTCATCTTCCGTTTGGTCAGGGGCTCGGATGCCTGGGTTCCTGCTCCCCCATCTactactttctcttttttcctaggTCTTCGTCTCTCTCAAGTCCACCTGCGGTAGGGGTGGGCGAATAAGGGATGGAACACTAAGGTTTGAGTAGCCAATGAGTGTCCTTAGCCCCCAGCGCAATGGAGTTGAGCTCTCTGAGCTCGGTCAGTATCAAGAAGGCACAGTTTTTCCGACCCCTTGGGATACCCGGTCTGAGACAGGGGTCAGGATGGAAAGGGTGCCAGCTGGGCTGCCAGGAGGTGTACAGGGCTCTGGGACCCTGTTCTTGGGAGAAAGCACACAGTTCTCTGCAGCCGGTTGGGCACGTTGCGAACGGAGCACGGAGTGGGGAGTTACCGCCAGGGCCACTGGGAAGCAGAGAGCACTGCAGTCCAGCTGGGGCTGCGGGGGTCCTGCAGCCTCCCGATtctgttctccagcctccccaCCACGGCTTTTCAGGACAGAGTCACTGCCCAGCCCCAGCTTCCCCGGACTCCAACAAGGATCTTTTTAGCATACTGGGGGTGGAAGGCACTATCTCGAAACCCGCCCCATTTCCCCCGCCCCAACCTCCGGGAACTAGGCGTGCATACAACTTTGCAGCCCATCTCCACCGCTCGGAAAACTTCTATGAAGTAGCCCCCGCTCCCTAATTCGTCAAGTTTTCGCAGAAAAAGCTTCCGGGCCGGGGCAGCAGGGAGCGCCCGGCTTGGAGCACAAGGCGCCCTTCGCGGGGCCAGAGCCAGCACCCCACTGCTCGCGCCCCGCAGCCCACTTACTCTCCTGGGCCATGCTAATGACGGTCTCGGTGGTGGCGTGGTACTcgtcctcctccaggaagtcctcgGGCTGCAGCGCGTCGCCCTGGAAGTCGTGTAGGTCCAGGATCTGCTGCAGCGGCGGCGCCTTGGGCAGCAGCTGCTTCACCACCTCGCGGCTGATGTTGGGCGCCTCCTTGAGCCGCAGTTTGCTCAAGATCTGCGACTTGATGCTCTCTAGGCGCAGCTCGCGGCTGTGCTGCCGCCAAACGCACACGGGGCAGCCGTCCGGCTCGGGCGCCACGGACGGGGCTGGCCGGCTGGAGCGCTCCCCCCCGAcccccgccgctgccgccgccgccgccgccgccgccgccgccgcggggcCCTCGGCCGCCTCCCCCCGGGGCCGCAGCTCCAGGGCGAGGAGCAGGAAGCCCAGCAGCAGCGGGGCCGCGAGCACCAtgctggaggggaggggagggaggactgGGGGGCGGGGACGCCGGAGTCCCGCGGGGAGGGggcggagggaggagggagggaggaggagggggtccGGGCGGCGCGGGATTGGGGGCTGCCCGGCCGAGGGGGGACCCGGGGGGCCGGGGGCGGCGGGCGCGCGGGCGGGGCGGGCGGGCGGCCGGGGCGGGCGGCTGGGGGGGCCCGAGCCCGGGCCAGGCCCTTTATAGCCCCGGCCCCCGTGTCGTCAGCGGCCGCGATTGGCTGCGGAGCCAACAAAAGAGGCAGCGCTGTCATCCGAGGCGAGAGAGGGAGCCGGAGAGAGCCGAGGaatagagagagggagggagtgagggagcaagggccagagagagatgaagagacagagaTATGAGGGGGCGGGGGGGCGGATATAGAGGGAAAGTCAGAGCCAGAGAGACTCAGGAGAATCAGAGAGATAAAGGGGGAAGAGACAGAgataggaaaaggaggaggagagagggagagacaaaggaggaaaagaagagtcAGGGGGAAGACGCAGAGGTGAGAGACTTAGCTAGAGAGGGAAATTGTGTGTCTGTGGGAGACACAGAACCAAGAAGGAGGAAGACTGGGACAACTAGTGGGAGAGTTAGAGTGGAGACAAAAATGGGGAGAAGAGGGTTACCACTAGATAGGGGGAGACAGAGGTCTACAGAGCCAGACCAGAAGAGATCGGGGGTCATGGAGATGGGAACAGGGGCAGAGGAACAGAGGACAGACGAGTGccctgggaaaggggtggggggggggggagagaaATCaggatgggggaggagagagaggggcaCAGACAGGGAGACATCAAGGGAGCCCCTGAGGAGGCAGGTGCAGgggattgggggtgggggagaggaaaGGCAGAAACTCCTGAGAGAAGGAGCCACAAGAGTCAGCCTTGGTGGGAGCACAGAGAGCCCAGGGGACAGAGGTGGAGAACTTGAGACCAGAGGAGCTCTAGCCACCAGAGGTAGCCCAAAGAAGATGCTCAAGGAAGCCATGGAAG
The Gorilla gorilla gorilla isolate KB3781 chromosome 10, NHGRI_mGorGor1-v2.1_pri, whole genome shotgun sequence genome window above contains:
- the GDF11 gene encoding growth/differentiation factor 11 isoform X2, whose protein sequence is MVLAAPLLLGFLLLALELRPRGEAAEGPAAAAAAAAAAAAAGVGGERSSRPAPSVAPEPDGCPVCVWRQHSRELRLESIKSQILSKLRLKEAPNISREVVKQLLPKAPPLQQILDLHDFQGDALQPEDFLEEDEYHATTETVISMAQETDPAVQTDGSPLCCHFHFSPKVMFTKSIDFKQVLHSWFRQPQSNWGIEINAFDPSGTDLAVTSLGPGAEGLHPFMELRVLENTKRSRRNLGLDCDEHSSESRCCRYPLTVDFEAFGWDWIIAPKRYKANYCSGQCEYMFMQKYPHTHLVQQANPRGSAGPCCTPTKMSPINMLYFNDKQQIIYGKIPGMVVDRCGCS
- the GDF11 gene encoding growth/differentiation factor 11 isoform X1 is translated as MVLAAPLLLGFLLLALELRPRGEAAEGPAAAAAAAAAAAAAGVGGERSSRPAPSVAPEPDGCPVCVWRQHSRELRLESIKSQILSKLRLKEAPNISREVVKQLLPKAPPLQQILDLHDFQGDALQPEDFLEEDEYHATTETVISMAQETDPAVQTDGSPLCCHFHFSPKVMFTKVLKAQLWVYLRPVPRPATVYLQILRLKPLTGEGTAGGGGGGRRHIRIRSLKIELHSRSGHWQSIDFKQVLHSWFRQPQSNWGIEINAFDPSGTDLAVTSLGPGAEGLHPFMELRVLENTKRSRRNLGLDCDEHSSESRCCRYPLTVDFEAFGWDWIIAPKRYKANYCSGQCEYMFMQKYPHTHLVQQANPRGSAGPCCTPTKMSPINMLYFNDKQQIIYGKIPGMVVDRCGCS